The following are from one region of the Peromyscus leucopus breed LL Stock chromosome 18, UCI_PerLeu_2.1, whole genome shotgun sequence genome:
- the LOC114683526 gene encoding olfactory receptor 10A7 produces MTCENHSRVTEFVLLGFTSNPDMQVSLFVLFLAIYSVTLLGNFLIVTVTSVDPALQTPMYFFLRNLSLLEVCFTLVMVPKMLVDLVSTSKVISFMACGTQMYFFFFFGSSECFLLSMMAYDRFVAICNPLRYSVIMNRSLCLYMAIGSWLSGIPVSMLQTAWMMALPFCGPNSVDHFFCDGPPVLKLVTEDTTTYEMQALASTLLFIMFPFSLILVSYTRIIGTILRMPSATGRQKAFSTCSSHLIVVSLFYGTASLTYLRPKSSQSPESKKLVSLSYTVITPMLNPIIYSLRNNEVKGAVKRTITRKVLKKLDAL; encoded by the coding sequence ATGACTTGTGAAAACCACTCCAGAGTCACTGAATTTGTTCTTCTGGGATTCACAAGCAACCCTGACATGCAGGTTTCCCTCTTCGTTTTGTTTCTGGCCATCTATTCAGTTACCTTGCTGGGGAATTTTCTCATTGTCACAGTTACCAGTGTGGACCCTGCTCTTCAAACACCCATGTATTTCTTTCTGCGAAACCTATCACTGCTTGAAGTGTGTTTTACTCTAGTAATGGTGCCAAAGATGCTGGTAGACCTAGTGTCAACAAGCAAAGTCATCTCTTTCATGGCCTGTGGCACCCAGAtgtacttcttcttcttctttggcaGCTCTGaatgttttctcctctctatGATGGCTTATGACCGCTTTGTGGCCATCTGTAACCCTCTCCGTTATTCTGTCATAATGAATAGGTCCCTTTGCTTGTATATGGCCATAGGTTCTTGGCTGTCTGGTATTCCTGTGTCCATGCTTCAGACAGCTTGGATGATGGCTCTTCCTTTCTGTGGGCCCAATTCTGTAGACCACTTTTTTTGTGATGGTCCTCCTGTCTTAAAATTAGTTACTGAAGATACAACTACATATGAAATGCAAGCACTTGCATCCACTCTTCTCTTtattatgtttccattttctctcattttggtCTCTTATACCCGCATTATTGGGACCATTTTGAGGATGCCATCTGCTACTGGTCGCCAGAAGGCATTTTCTACTTGTTCATCACACCTTATTGTGGTATCCCTCTTTTATGGAACAGCCAGCTTGACTTATCTAAGGCCTAAATCTAGCCAGTCTCCTGAGAGCAAGAAACTCGTTTCTTTGTCTTATACTGTCATTACACCTATGTTAAACCCCATCATTTACAGCCTAAGGAACAATGAAGTGAAAGGAGCAGTCAAGAGAACTATCACTCGAAAGGTCTTAAAGAAGTTAGATGCGTTATAA